The sequence below is a genomic window from Myxococcus xanthus.
CAGGACATCCCGGAGACCTACGAGGCCTTCACCTCGCTCATGGATGGCTACGAAGCCACGCACTTCGCCTTCGACGCGCGCAGCAAGGCCGTCGCGGACGCCACCCTGGAGCTGCTCACCACCTTCCCGCCGACGAACCTCGCGCCCAAGCGGCTGGTCACCCTCTTCGCGCGCACGCTGATGGAGGACGCCCTGCTGGACGCGTTCCACTACCCCCACCCGTCCAGCCTCAGCCGCAAGGTGTTCCGTCTGGCGCTCAAGGCGCGCGGCACGTTCGTCCGCTACGCCCTGTCTCCAAAGAAGGAGCCCGCCTACGCCCGGCAGCGCGCGAACATCCGCAGCTACCCGGATGGCTACGCCGTCGAATCCTTGGGAACCTTCCCCAGGACATGTCCCGTGAAGCATGGCGCCGCGGCGGAGGGCTCACCTCAGCGCGCGCCATCCAAGGGCGGCCCCTGAAGCACCCGGCGTCCACAAGGGCAGCCGCCAAACCAGCCTGCCTGACTTCTTCCAACGCCTGCGGCCACCCTCGCACACAAGCCGCAGACTGGCGCTCTTGTGTGAGGAAAAGCGCGCACAGGAAACTTTCGCCCACATACCCCGACAATCATTTCAAGAAACACATCGCGGGGCCGCGAAGGCCCACGGGGGAAACGCCATGTTCAAGGTCAAGCAGAACCACACGTTCCAGAATCCGATGCGGCAGCAGATCGACCAGACCACGCAGGGCAAGCAGAGCGACTACGCCCACGCGGTCGGCGGCGTGAACCAGATTCTCGACCGGCACAACATCGGCATCTCTTCGCGCTCCCAGGCCAGCGTCATCGACAACGTGAAGAAGGTGGAGACGGGGGAACGCAGCGAGGTCAACGCCCACCAGCGCGAGGCCCTGAACTTCGGCCGGGACGCCTTCGAAAGCGCCAAGAAGGGCAACTACAAACAGGCGGGCGTGGAGGCTTTCGGCTCCACCGTCAATGGGCTGGCCTCGATGTTCAAGTCCATCTACACGGAGACGCCCAGCGAGAAGCAGGGCATCGCTCCCCACTGAGGTGACGCGCCCCGTGAAGCCCCTACGCCCCGTGCTCGGGACTGGGGGCTTCACAGTCAGGTGATGAGCGCCCGGCGAATCGCGGCGCCATCCGATTGACACACCACGGTGTCACCGACACGGTCCTTCCTTCACCTTTCCGGATGCGCGCACCCGCGAGCCCGCCCGGCCCGGACTTCCTGAAGGAAGACATGCGGACTCGACGCCAATTCCTTTCCGCCGCCGCCACCGGGGCCGCCGCGTTCGCCGCCGCGCCCCTGCTCGCCTGCGCCGCGGGCGAAGGCACGGTGATGCCGACGAAGGGCAAGCACGCCACCCGGTCCGTTCCCACCAACGCGCCGGGCAACAAGTTCCGGCCCACCACCCGCATTGGCCTGGGCGGCGTGGCCATTGGCAATGGCTTCGCGTCCACCAGCGACGCGCAGGCGCAGGCCACCCTGGAGGCCGCCTGGGCCGCCGGCGTGCGCTACTTCGACACGTCGCCCTGGTACGGCCTGGGCCTGAGTGAACGCCGCTTCGGCCGCTTCCTGCACACCCGCGACGCGAACGAGTACGTGCTGTCCACGAAGGTGGGCCGCATCCTCACCGCCGCGGACGCGCCGCCGCCGAAGCTGCTGTGGAGCGACGCCTCCCCCTTCAACTACCAATACGACTATTCGGCCGCCGGGGTGCGCCGCTCCGTCGAGGACAGCCTGCAGCGGCTCGGCGTGTCGCGCATCGACATCGTGTTCATCCACGACCTGTCGCCGGACAACCAGGACATGGGCGACAAGTGGACGGAGTACTTCGACCAGGCCATCAAGGGCGCCATCCCCGAGCTGACGAAGATGCGCGAGGAAGGCCTCATCAAGGCCTGGGGCTTCGGCGTCAACCGAGCGGAGCCCGCGCTGCGCGCCCTCGAGGTCAGCGACCCGGACATCTTCCTGCTGGCCACGCAGTACTCGCTGACGAACCACGAGGAGGCCCTGAGCAAGACGTTCCCCGCGCTGGAGAAGCGCGGCATCTCCGTGGTGGTGGGCTCGCCGCTCGACGCCGGCTACCTCGCCGGACGCAACCGCTACCTCTACGACGGCACCATTCCGCCCGGCGTGCAGGAGAAGCGCGCCCGCATGAGCGCGATTGCCGCGAAGCACGGCATCGACCTGCGCACGGCCGCGCTCCAGTTCGCCGCCGCGCCTTCCGTCGTCTCCTCCGTCATTCCTGGAGCGCGCACGCCCGAACAGGTGAAGGCGAACGTGCAGTCCATGACGGTCGCGATTCCAGACGCCTTCTGGGAGGCACTGAAGAAGGAAGGGTTGATTGCGCGGGACGC
It includes:
- a CDS encoding aldo/keto reductase, with product MRTRRQFLSAAATGAAAFAAAPLLACAAGEGTVMPTKGKHATRSVPTNAPGNKFRPTTRIGLGGVAIGNGFASTSDAQAQATLEAAWAAGVRYFDTSPWYGLGLSERRFGRFLHTRDANEYVLSTKVGRILTAADAPPPKLLWSDASPFNYQYDYSAAGVRRSVEDSLQRLGVSRIDIVFIHDLSPDNQDMGDKWTEYFDQAIKGAIPELTKMREEGLIKAWGFGVNRAEPALRALEVSDPDIFLLATQYSLTNHEEALSKTFPALEKRGISVVVGSPLDAGYLAGRNRYLYDGTIPPGVQEKRARMSAIAAKHGIDLRTAALQFAAAPSVVSSVIPGARTPEQVKANVQSMTVAIPDAFWEALKKEGLIARDAPIPSKA